Proteins from a single region of Felis catus isolate Fca126 chromosome B4, F.catus_Fca126_mat1.0, whole genome shotgun sequence:
- the MIEF1 gene encoding mitochondrial dynamics protein MID51 encodes MAGSGERKGKKDDNGIGTAIDFVLSNARLVLGVGGAAMLGIATLAVKRMYDRAISAPTSPTRLSHSGKRSWEEPNWMGSPRLLNKEMKTGLSRSLQTLPTDSSAFDADTFCPPRPKPLARKGQVDLKKSRLRMSLQEKLLTYYRNRAAIPAGEQARAKQAAVDICAELRSFLRAKLPDMPLRDMYLSGSLYDDLQVVTADHIQLIVPLVLEQNLWSCIPGEDTIMNVPGFCLVRRENPEYFPRGSSYWDRCVVGGYLSPKTVADTFEKVVAGSINWPAIGSLLDYVIRPAPPPEALTLEVQYERDKHLVIDFLPSVTLGDTVLVARPHRLAQYDNLWRLSLRPAETARLRALDQADSGCRSLCLKILKAICKSTPALGHLTASQLTNVILHLAQEEADWSPDMLADRFLQALRGLISYLEAGVLPSALNPKVNLFAELTPEEIDELGYTLYCSLSEPEVLLHT; translated from the exons ATGGCAGGCTCTGGTGAGCGCAAAGGCAAGAAGGATGACAATGGCATCGGCACGGCCATTGATTTCGTGCTCTCCAATGCCCGGCTGGTGCTGGGGGTGGGCGGAGCAGCCATGCTGGGCATCGCCACACTGGCAGTTAAGCGG ATGTACGATAGGGCGATCAGTGCCCCTACCAGCCCCACCCGCCTGAGCCATTCAGGGAAGAGGAGCTGGGAAGAACCGAACTGGATGGGCTCGCCCCGACtgctgaataaagaaatgaagacaggCCTGAGCCGCTCCCTGCAGACCCTTCCCACAGACTCCTCAGCCTTTGACGCAG ATACATTCTGCCCGCCCCGGCCCAAGCCATTGGCCAGGAAGGGCCAGGTAGACTTGAAGAAGTCACGGCTCCGCATGTCCCTGCAGGAGAAACTTCTTACTTACTACCGGAACCGGGCGGCCATCCCTGCTGGCGAGCAGGCTCGGGCCAAGCAAGCTGCCGTGGACATATGTGCCGAGCTCCGGAGCTTCCTGCGGGCCAAGTTGCCGGACATGCCGCTCCGGGACATGTACCTGAGTGGCAGCCTCTATGACGACCTGCAG GTGGTGACAGCTGACCACATCCAACTCATCGTGCCCCTGGTGCTGGAGCAGAACCTGTGGTCGTGTATCCCTGGTGAGGACACCATCATGAATGTCCCCGGCTTCTGCCTGGTTCGCCGTGAGAACCCGGAGTATTTTCCTCGTGGTAGCAGCTACTGGGACCGCTGCGTAGTAGGGGGCTACCTTTCCCCCAAGACGGTGGCAGACACATTTGAGAAGGTAGTGGCTGGCTCCATCAACTGGCCAGCCATAGGGTCCCTCTTGGACTATGTGATCCGACCGGCACCACCCCCAGAAGCCCTGACTTTGGAAGTGCAGTATGAGCGCGACAAACATCTCGTCATTGACTTCCTGCCGTCGGTGACCCTCGGCGACACCGTCTTGGTAGCCAGACCACACCGGCTGGCCCAGTATGACAACCTGTGGCGGCTGAGCCTGCGGCCCGCAGAGACGGCACGCCTGCGGGCTCTGGACCAGGCCGACTCGGGCTGCCGATCTCTGTGCCTCAAGATCCTCAAGGCCATATGCAAGTCCACTCCGGCTCTGGGCCACCTCACTGCCAGCCAGCTCACCAACGTCATCCTCCACTTGGCCCAGGAGGAGGCTGACTGGTCTCCAGATATGTTGGCCGACCGATTCTTGCAGGCCTTGAGGGGACTCATCAGCTACCTAGAGGCCGGAGTCCTGCCCAGTGCCCTGAACCCCAAGGTGAACCTGTTTGCAGAGCTCACTCCTGAAGAAATAGATGAATTGGGATATACTCTCTATTGCTCCTTGTCTGAGCCGGAGGTGCTGCTGCACACGTAG